The following are from one region of the Actinoplanes sp. L3-i22 genome:
- a CDS encoding NADP-dependent oxidoreductase, protein MRAVVVTAPGGPEVLRLVELPDPAPGPGQVLVRVRAAAVHPADLAARTGHLPGGPVPPPFVPGWDIAGDVLAVGDRVSGLAVGDRVAGMIPWFLTRGTPGGYAELVAADAEWLAPIPAGLDPVVAATVPLNALTAHRALQIMALPGPATVLVTGASGGVGGFGAQLAVQAGHTVLASATHGDEDWVAGLGVHTVLPRSAAFDLDPVPAVLDAVPLGDLAGLQAAAGGVSVSTRPVPALDPARKVRQELVLVRTDRLALGDLLEAVADGRLRTRVAATLPLAGAAEAHRRVEAGGLLGKIVLVP, encoded by the coding sequence ATGCGTGCTGTGGTGGTCACCGCCCCGGGCGGGCCGGAGGTTCTGCGACTGGTCGAGCTGCCCGATCCGGCGCCGGGCCCCGGCCAGGTGCTGGTCCGGGTCCGGGCCGCCGCCGTGCACCCGGCGGACCTGGCCGCGCGCACCGGGCACCTGCCGGGCGGTCCGGTCCCGCCGCCGTTCGTGCCCGGCTGGGACATCGCCGGCGACGTGCTGGCGGTCGGTGACCGCGTCTCCGGCCTGGCCGTCGGCGACCGCGTCGCCGGGATGATCCCGTGGTTCCTGACCCGCGGCACGCCCGGCGGCTACGCCGAGCTGGTCGCGGCGGACGCCGAGTGGCTGGCGCCGATCCCGGCCGGCCTCGACCCGGTCGTCGCCGCGACCGTGCCGCTCAACGCGCTGACCGCGCACCGCGCGCTGCAGATCATGGCGCTGCCCGGCCCGGCCACCGTGCTGGTGACCGGGGCCAGCGGCGGGGTCGGCGGGTTCGGCGCGCAGCTGGCGGTCCAGGCCGGGCACACCGTTCTCGCCTCGGCCACGCACGGCGACGAGGACTGGGTCGCCGGGCTCGGCGTGCACACCGTGCTGCCCCGGTCGGCCGCTTTCGACCTCGATCCCGTGCCGGCCGTGCTCGACGCCGTACCCCTGGGTGATCTTGCCGGTTTGCAGGCCGCCGCAGGCGGTGTGTCGGTGAGCACCCGGCCGGTGCCGGCACTCGATCCGGCCCGCAAGGTGCGCCAGGAGCTCGTGCTGGTGCGCACCGACCGACTCGCCCTCGGCGACCTGCTCGAAGCGGTCGCCGACGGCCGCCTGCGCACCCGCGTCGCAGCGACGTTACCGCTGGCCGGCGCCGCGGAAGCGCACCGGCGTGTCGAAGCCGGCGGCCTGCTCGGCAAGATCGTCCTGGTGCCGTAG
- a CDS encoding LysR family transcriptional regulator, protein MDLREFRVFLAIAEQGSVSGAARRLRVSQPAVSQTVAALEQQVGAELLIRTSTGVQLTEAGAVLAAEARAVLARYEQALLAVGRFAVTGDARLRIGVPLEFPPDLLPPALKALAEAFPQTRAEVRHLTSAAQLAALRDGDLELGLLRGRPRDGDLDATLVVEEQLGVLLAAENQDRPAAENQHRLAAENQDQDQTRLGVRLEKLAGLDWLAFARADSPQWFDEVTAVLRSHGLSPGPAAVPGRFLIAEVKFAAVSSGQAFAFAPRGWSQPLPPGVVWRPLLGTPLIRRTWAVWSSDSRRRDLATLIAHLEPADQ, encoded by the coding sequence GTGGATCTCCGGGAGTTCAGGGTCTTTCTGGCCATCGCCGAGCAGGGCAGTGTGTCCGGCGCGGCCCGCCGGCTGCGGGTGAGTCAGCCGGCGGTGTCGCAGACGGTCGCCGCGCTGGAGCAGCAGGTCGGCGCGGAGTTGCTGATCCGCACCAGCACCGGCGTGCAGCTGACCGAGGCGGGCGCGGTGCTGGCCGCCGAGGCCCGGGCGGTGCTGGCCCGCTACGAGCAGGCGCTGCTGGCGGTCGGCCGGTTCGCGGTCACCGGCGACGCGCGGTTGCGCATCGGCGTACCCCTGGAATTTCCGCCGGATCTGCTGCCGCCGGCCCTCAAAGCCCTCGCCGAGGCCTTTCCGCAGACCAGGGCGGAGGTCCGCCATCTGACCTCGGCCGCGCAGCTGGCCGCGCTGCGCGACGGCGACCTGGAGCTGGGCCTGCTGCGCGGGCGCCCCCGCGACGGCGATCTCGACGCCACCCTGGTGGTCGAGGAGCAGCTCGGCGTCCTGCTGGCCGCCGAAAACCAAGACCGGCCGGCCGCCGAAAACCAACACCGGCTGGCCGCCGAAAACCAAGATCAAGATCAAACCCGGCTTGGCGTACGGCTGGAAAAGCTCGCCGGCCTGGACTGGCTCGCGTTCGCCCGCGCCGACAGCCCGCAGTGGTTCGACGAGGTCACCGCGGTGCTGCGCAGTCACGGCCTGAGCCCGGGCCCGGCCGCGGTGCCCGGCCGCTTCCTGATCGCCGAGGTGAAGTTCGCGGCGGTCAGTTCCGGTCAGGCGTTCGCGTTCGCCCCGCGCGGCTGGTCCCAGCCCCTGCCGCCCGGCGTGGTGTGGCGCCCGCTGCTCGGCACCCCGCTGATCCGTCGTACCTGGGCGGTCTGGTCTTCTGATTCTCGCCGCCGCGACCTGGCCACTCTGATCGCGCACCTGGAGCCGGCCGATCAGTAG
- a CDS encoding SRPBCC family protein, translating to MTEATNLTVQRQVIIAAPIERAFAVFTERFGEIKPPEHNLLGAPLAETVFERKVGGHIYDRATDGSECHWARVLAYEPPDRVVFSWDIGPRWQLETDLANTSEVEVRFIAETPHRTRVELEHRHLDRHGPGWESLRDGVDNAEGWPLYLARYVAMVDQDG from the coding sequence ATGACCGAGGCGACAAACCTGACGGTGCAGCGGCAGGTCATCATCGCGGCGCCGATCGAGCGCGCGTTCGCCGTGTTCACCGAGCGGTTCGGCGAGATCAAGCCGCCGGAGCACAACCTGCTCGGCGCGCCGCTCGCCGAGACCGTGTTCGAGCGCAAGGTCGGCGGGCACATCTACGACCGCGCCACCGACGGCAGCGAATGCCACTGGGCCCGGGTGCTGGCCTACGAACCGCCGGACCGGGTCGTGTTCAGCTGGGACATCGGTCCGCGGTGGCAGCTCGAGACCGACCTGGCCAACACCAGTGAGGTCGAGGTCCGGTTCATCGCCGAGACCCCGCACCGCACCCGCGTCGAGCTCGAGCACCGCCACCTCGACCGGCACGGCCCCGGCTGGGAGTCGCTGCGCGACGGCGTCGACAACGCCGAGGGATGGCCGCTCTACCTGGCCCGCTACGTCGCCATGGTCGATCAGGACGGCTGA
- the ligA gene encoding NAD-dependent DNA ligase LigA, whose product MTDSALTEAGFAAAVDQVQAAAKSYYDTGDVLITDGEYDVLLDRIAEAKKLHPDWDDRGVTTRVAAGVSGGGDVRHPVPMMSLDKVTGEDEVRAFVASLGGEPCLVEVKLDGLAIRVEYASGRLTLAALRGDGSTGEDVTAQVLRGVAGLPAQLGDAWTGEVRGEVYMTVGDFETASANRVEAGGKAFINSRGAVAGSIRSVDRTYDTPMTFAAYDISGEFAAHQQRMARAVELGFPVAGRLATGEIQVALDADAALAAIARIGELRRGLEFPIDGAVITADLESTRRRLGSGSRTPHWAAAFKYPADTGSTVLRDIEVRVGRTGRISLRAVLDPVFVDGTTITYATLHNPRFVEEQGLAIGQTVAVWRAGDVIPRVTAPIGEQPHGLTPWTPPETCPQCGEPWDKSSLLWRCHTASCSATNALEYWCSREAMDVEGAGEALCVALVNAGLANDVADLYVLTADQLAELPVGTTKAGGVVLLGKLNAAKVIASLEHSKAQAFNRVITGLGIRMTGRSVGRWLAARFKNMDALRAATVEEIAEIDKMGLIKAQHVVDGLTAMAGVIDRLAAAGVTMSVPETTGDKPLDGKTYVVSGSVPGYTRTTVSERIEELGGRASGSVSANTTALVTAETTTAKAVKAAKLGVPIIDPAEFAQLLAD is encoded by the coding sequence ATGACGGACTCCGCCCTCACCGAAGCCGGTTTCGCTGCCGCTGTCGACCAGGTTCAGGCCGCCGCGAAGTCGTATTACGACACCGGCGACGTGTTGATCACCGACGGCGAGTACGACGTGCTGCTCGACCGCATCGCCGAGGCCAAGAAGCTGCATCCGGACTGGGACGACCGCGGGGTCACCACGCGGGTCGCCGCGGGCGTGTCCGGCGGCGGCGACGTGCGGCACCCGGTGCCGATGATGTCGCTGGACAAGGTCACCGGGGAGGACGAGGTCCGCGCGTTCGTCGCGAGCCTCGGCGGCGAGCCGTGCCTGGTCGAGGTCAAGCTCGACGGGCTGGCGATCCGGGTGGAGTATGCCTCGGGCCGGCTCACCCTGGCCGCGCTGCGCGGCGACGGCAGCACCGGTGAGGACGTCACCGCCCAGGTGCTGCGCGGGGTCGCCGGCCTGCCCGCCCAGCTCGGCGACGCGTGGACGGGGGAGGTGCGCGGCGAGGTGTACATGACCGTCGGTGACTTCGAGACGGCCAGCGCCAACCGGGTCGAGGCCGGTGGCAAGGCGTTCATCAACTCGCGGGGCGCGGTCGCCGGTTCGATCCGCAGCGTGGACCGCACCTATGACACCCCGATGACCTTCGCGGCCTACGACATCTCCGGTGAGTTCGCCGCCCACCAGCAGCGGATGGCGCGCGCCGTCGAGCTGGGCTTCCCGGTGGCCGGGCGGCTGGCCACCGGCGAGATCCAGGTCGCGCTCGACGCGGACGCCGCGCTGGCGGCGATCGCGCGCATCGGCGAGCTGCGCCGCGGGCTGGAGTTCCCGATCGACGGCGCGGTGATCACCGCCGACCTGGAGTCGACGCGCCGGCGGCTCGGCTCCGGCAGCCGCACCCCGCACTGGGCGGCCGCGTTCAAGTATCCGGCCGACACCGGCTCGACGGTGCTGCGCGACATCGAGGTCCGGGTCGGGCGCACCGGCCGGATCTCGCTGCGCGCGGTGCTCGACCCGGTCTTCGTCGACGGCACCACGATCACCTACGCGACGCTGCACAACCCGCGCTTCGTCGAGGAGCAGGGCCTGGCCATCGGGCAGACCGTCGCGGTCTGGCGCGCCGGCGACGTGATCCCGCGGGTCACCGCGCCGATCGGCGAGCAGCCGCACGGGCTGACCCCGTGGACACCGCCGGAGACCTGCCCGCAGTGCGGCGAGCCGTGGGACAAGTCGAGCCTGCTCTGGCGCTGCCACACCGCCTCGTGCAGCGCCACCAACGCCCTCGAATACTGGTGCAGCCGCGAGGCGATGGACGTCGAGGGCGCCGGCGAGGCGCTGTGTGTCGCCCTGGTCAACGCCGGTCTCGCCAACGACGTCGCCGACCTGTACGTGCTCACCGCGGACCAACTGGCCGAGCTGCCGGTGGGCACCACCAAGGCCGGCGGCGTGGTCCTGCTCGGCAAGCTCAACGCCGCCAAGGTGATCGCCTCGCTCGAGCACAGCAAGGCCCAGGCGTTCAACCGGGTCATCACCGGCCTGGGCATCCGGATGACCGGGCGCAGCGTCGGGCGCTGGCTGGCGGCCCGCTTCAAGAACATGGACGCGCTGCGCGCCGCCACGGTCGAGGAGATCGCCGAGATCGACAAGATGGGCCTGATCAAGGCCCAGCACGTGGTCGACGGCCTGACCGCGATGGCCGGGGTGATCGACCGGCTCGCCGCCGCCGGCGTCACCATGAGCGTGCCGGAGACCACCGGCGACAAGCCGCTGGACGGTAAGACGTACGTGGTCAGCGGCAGCGTCCCCGGCTACACCCGCACCACGGTCAGCGAGCGCATCGAGGAGCTCGGCGGCCGGGCCAGCGGCAGCGTCTCGGCGAACACCACCGCCCTGGTCACCGCCGAGACGACCACGGCCAAGGCGGTGAAAGCGGCCAAACTCGGCGTTCCGATCATCGACCCGGCTGAGTTCGCGCAGCTGCTCGCGGACTGA
- a CDS encoding TIGR03885 family FMN-dependent LLM class oxidoreductase — protein MTEYGIHASHEQIPPADLLAAVIAAERNGFEAAMCSDHFSPWSSRQGQSAFAWSWLGAALQATNLSFGVVNAPGQRYHPAIVAQAIGTLGAMFPGRFWAALGSGEYSNEHITGGPWPRKEVREARLLESVQVMRALLAGDEVTRDGLVTVDRARLWTRPAEAPPLIGAAVSTKTAAWCAGWADGLVTVNAPTEHLRAMIASYRDAGGRGPVCLQVHLSWAPTEDEAEAIAYDQWRSNVFRPPVCWDLETVEQLDVISEHVTMEQVRQVVNVSADLEAHTAWLREYASLGFDRIYLHHVGQDLMPFIETFGAKVLPALR, from the coding sequence ATGACGGAGTACGGAATCCATGCGTCACACGAGCAGATCCCGCCCGCCGATCTTCTTGCCGCGGTGATCGCGGCCGAGCGGAACGGCTTTGAAGCCGCGATGTGTTCCGACCATTTCTCGCCGTGGAGCAGCCGGCAGGGCCAGTCCGCTTTCGCCTGGTCGTGGCTGGGCGCGGCGCTGCAGGCCACGAACCTGTCGTTCGGCGTGGTCAACGCGCCGGGCCAGCGTTATCACCCGGCGATCGTCGCGCAGGCGATCGGGACGCTCGGCGCCATGTTCCCGGGGCGGTTCTGGGCGGCGCTGGGCAGCGGGGAGTACAGCAACGAGCACATCACCGGCGGGCCGTGGCCCCGCAAGGAGGTACGCGAGGCGCGGCTGCTGGAGTCGGTGCAGGTCATGCGGGCCCTGCTGGCCGGCGACGAGGTCACCCGGGACGGACTGGTCACCGTGGACCGGGCCCGGTTGTGGACCCGGCCGGCCGAGGCGCCGCCGCTGATCGGGGCCGCGGTGAGCACGAAGACCGCCGCCTGGTGCGCGGGGTGGGCCGACGGGCTGGTCACCGTCAATGCGCCGACCGAGCACCTGCGCGCGATGATCGCGTCCTACCGGGACGCCGGTGGCCGCGGGCCGGTCTGCCTGCAGGTGCATCTGAGCTGGGCGCCGACCGAGGACGAGGCCGAGGCGATCGCCTACGACCAGTGGCGCAGCAACGTCTTCCGGCCGCCGGTCTGCTGGGATCTGGAGACGGTGGAACAGCTCGACGTGATCAGCGAGCACGTGACGATGGAGCAGGTCCGCCAGGTGGTCAACGTCTCGGCCGACCTCGAGGCGCACACCGCATGGCTGCGCGAGTACGCGTCACTCGGCTTCGACCGCATCTACCTGCATCACGTCGGGCAGGACCTGATGCCGTTCATCGAGACGTTCGGCGCCAAAGTGCTGCCGGCGCTGCGGTAG
- a CDS encoding helix-turn-helix transcriptional regulator — translation MATYQDDDGWEVLADPSRRSIVTLLAARPRAVGDLADELPISRPAVSQHLKVLKDAGLVTDEAVGTRRVYRLDPAAVAALRDQLDTFWNRALSNYQDIVEQTDTGGPPGEERS, via the coding sequence GTGGCAACTTACCAAGACGATGACGGCTGGGAGGTCCTGGCGGACCCGTCGCGGCGGTCCATCGTCACGCTGCTGGCCGCGCGGCCGCGGGCCGTCGGTGATCTCGCCGACGAGTTGCCGATCAGCCGGCCCGCGGTGTCCCAGCACCTGAAGGTGCTCAAGGATGCCGGTCTGGTCACCGACGAAGCCGTCGGCACCCGCCGGGTCTACCGGCTCGATCCGGCCGCCGTGGCCGCGCTGCGCGACCAGCTGGACACCTTCTGGAACCGCGCGCTGAGCAACTACCAGGACATCGTCGAGCAAACCGACACCGGCGGCCCGCCGGGCGAGGAGAGATCATGA
- a CDS encoding transposase, with protein sequence MENVEKKRSRPRRAFTPEFKAEIVELCQRGDRAVGQVARDFDLTETAVRAWVKQAELDAATRSDALTSDERSELARLRAENRRLQQDVDILKRATAFFARETR encoded by the coding sequence ATGGAGAACGTGGAAAAGAAGCGATCGAGGCCGCGGCGGGCGTTCACGCCGGAGTTCAAGGCCGAGATCGTGGAGTTGTGTCAGCGTGGTGACCGTGCGGTCGGGCAGGTGGCCAGGGATTTCGATCTGACCGAGACCGCGGTGCGCGCGTGGGTCAAGCAGGCTGAGCTTGACGCCGCTACCCGCTCGGATGCCCTGACTTCGGATGAGCGCTCCGAGCTGGCCCGGCTGCGGGCGGAGAACCGGCGGCTGCAGCAGGACGTCGATATCCTCAAGCGGGCCACGGCTTTCTTCGCCCGGGAGACCCGCTGA
- a CDS encoding SDR family NAD(P)-dependent oxidoreductase, with protein sequence MTDLTRHTAVVTGATGGMGQIIAAALLDAGAHVVTIARNPARADALRARVGQDRRHRLDIIAGDLSRREDLRTAAQIIEDRYEQIHILVNNAGAHFPDHRVSPEGIEMHIALDYLAAYGLMTRLDTPLRRGRARIVNVASDTLNDTRRVKLAGRPRPATLDLTHVDSLADLNPRDGFVAFEAYARAKLMTVTAGYALARSFAPDGVTLNAVHPGIVATDIIDDLVPAPLRPFGGIIRRTMLTPADGAGTALRIAIDPRIEGVTGRYFNQGTAAATPAISHDLATQQKLLTLSETYYAQ encoded by the coding sequence ATGACCGACCTCACCCGTCACACCGCGGTCGTCACCGGGGCAACCGGCGGCATGGGACAGATCATCGCCGCCGCGCTCCTCGACGCGGGCGCGCACGTCGTGACCATCGCCCGCAACCCCGCCCGCGCCGATGCTCTGCGCGCCCGTGTCGGCCAGGACCGCCGACACCGGCTCGACATCATCGCCGGTGACCTGTCCCGGCGCGAAGACCTGCGCACGGCGGCGCAGATCATCGAGGACCGCTACGAGCAGATCCACATCCTGGTCAACAACGCCGGCGCGCACTTCCCCGACCACCGGGTCTCACCCGAGGGCATCGAGATGCACATCGCCCTGGACTACCTCGCCGCCTACGGCCTGATGACCCGCCTGGACACCCCGCTGCGGCGCGGCCGGGCCCGCATCGTCAACGTCGCCAGCGACACCCTCAACGACACCCGCCGGGTCAAACTCGCCGGGAGACCGCGACCGGCAACCCTCGACCTGACCCACGTCGACAGCCTGGCCGACCTCAACCCGCGGGACGGATTCGTTGCCTTCGAGGCGTACGCGCGGGCCAAGCTCATGACCGTCACCGCCGGCTACGCCCTGGCGCGATCGTTCGCCCCCGACGGCGTCACCCTCAACGCCGTGCACCCGGGCATCGTCGCCACCGACATCATCGACGACCTCGTCCCGGCACCGCTACGCCCGTTCGGCGGCATCATCCGCCGCACCATGCTCACCCCCGCCGACGGTGCCGGAACCGCGTTGCGCATCGCCATCGATCCCCGGATCGAAGGCGTCACCGGCCGCTACTTCAACCAGGGCACGGCCGCGGCCACGCCGGCGATCTCCCACGACCTCGCCACCCAGCAGAAACTGCTCACGCTCAGCGAGACCTACTACGCCCAATGA
- a CDS encoding SDR family NAD(P)-dependent oxidoreductase, giving the protein MATTLSGRTGLVTGGIGRATAAALAARGATVVIAGRDAERGAQAVRQIEQAGGTAFFVAADLGDERSARALAVRAAELAGPVDILVNSAGVFPFGPTEKTDEETFEQVYALNVKVPYFLVAELAPGMAARGHGAIVNVTTMVAEIGMAGMGLYGSSKAAMVLLTKSWAAEFGPSGVRVNAVSPGPTRTEGTAAMGSSLGELAATAPAGRAAGPEEIAAAIAFLAGDEASFVHGAVVPVDGGRTAV; this is encoded by the coding sequence ATGGCGACAACACTTTCCGGCAGGACCGGCCTGGTCACCGGGGGCATCGGCCGGGCCACCGCGGCGGCGCTGGCCGCGCGCGGGGCGACCGTGGTGATCGCCGGGCGCGACGCCGAGCGCGGGGCGCAGGCGGTGCGGCAGATCGAGCAGGCCGGCGGCACGGCGTTCTTCGTCGCGGCGGACCTGGGCGACGAGCGGTCCGCGCGGGCCCTGGCGGTGCGGGCGGCGGAGCTGGCCGGGCCGGTCGACATCCTGGTCAACAGCGCCGGCGTGTTCCCGTTCGGGCCGACCGAGAAGACCGACGAGGAGACCTTCGAGCAGGTGTACGCGCTGAACGTGAAGGTGCCGTACTTCCTGGTCGCCGAGCTCGCGCCGGGGATGGCGGCGCGCGGGCACGGGGCGATCGTGAACGTGACCACGATGGTGGCCGAGATCGGGATGGCCGGGATGGGACTGTACGGGTCGAGCAAGGCCGCGATGGTGTTGCTGACCAAGTCGTGGGCGGCCGAGTTCGGGCCCAGCGGGGTGCGGGTGAACGCGGTCAGTCCTGGGCCGACGCGTACCGAGGGGACCGCCGCGATGGGGTCGAGTCTCGGGGAGCTTGCCGCGACGGCTCCGGCCGGGCGGGCGGCCGGGCCGGAGGAGATCGCGGCGGCGATCGCGTTCCTTGCCGGGGACGAGGCGTCGTTCGTGCACGGCGCGGTCGTGCCGGTTGACGGTGGGCGGACCGCGGTCTGA
- a CDS encoding NAD(P)-dependent oxidoreductase, producing MRQDVSQRLRVAVLGASGATGRHVVHAALDRGHSVTACVRRNATFAERERLTEAIWPDVNDIPALTGALIGADVVISTLGGADSGPTTVCTDGIRTTLAAMTATGLTRLIAVSAHGVLETHDRSLYSLAVWAGVADRMRDKETMEPLITRSDLDWTIARPPKLSDRPATANSRIGTDLPIHVWSSIGRADLAAFLIDEAETPRFVRAYPRITR from the coding sequence ATGAGACAGGATGTATCACAGAGGTTGCGGGTCGCCGTGCTCGGCGCCTCCGGTGCGACCGGACGGCACGTGGTGCACGCGGCGCTCGATCGCGGGCACTCCGTGACGGCTTGCGTGCGCCGCAACGCCACGTTCGCCGAGCGCGAGCGTCTGACCGAGGCGATCTGGCCGGACGTCAACGACATCCCGGCCCTGACCGGCGCCCTGATCGGTGCGGACGTCGTGATCAGCACCCTGGGCGGCGCCGACAGTGGCCCCACGACGGTGTGCACCGACGGCATCCGCACGACGCTGGCGGCGATGACGGCGACCGGGCTGACCCGCTTGATCGCCGTCAGCGCACACGGGGTCCTGGAGACGCACGACAGGTCGCTCTACTCGCTCGCGGTGTGGGCCGGCGTGGCCGACCGGATGCGCGACAAGGAGACGATGGAACCGCTGATCACCCGCTCCGATCTCGACTGGACGATCGCGCGGCCGCCGAAGCTGTCAGACCGGCCGGCCACCGCGAACAGCCGGATCGGCACCGACCTGCCGATCCACGTGTGGAGCTCGATCGGCCGCGCCGACCTGGCCGCCTTCCTGATCGACGAAGCCGAGACCCCGCGCTTTGTCCGGGCCTACCCCAGGATCACCCGATGA
- a CDS encoding GNAT family N-acetyltransferase — MQLRALDPHAPEADRWYAAFRAGSVAGREEPTVASAESTLTSLRTTAGNTNLNRQAYGAWDGDECLGGVIVNLPRTANAHTTEFELAVAPQHRRRGAGTALYEAGLTLARAHGRRVVSTELHVPLTQSLAEHTGGRFALARGFDSKLTESRYLLGLPAEPVATDVPTGYQLHAWIGPVAAESAADFAAMCTLMEQDVPIGERDHEPAVVTAAQVLRSDERLATAGWGLVTTLLRAPDGTPAGYTRLFVNSDRLHAQQDDTFVLRAHRGRRLGAVLKSANLAQLAARFPGVRHLHSWTADDNDAMIATNRRFGFRPVETLHIMEGPVRQS, encoded by the coding sequence ATGCAGCTGCGCGCGCTCGATCCGCATGCCCCCGAAGCCGACCGGTGGTACGCGGCTTTTCGAGCCGGTAGCGTCGCCGGCCGTGAGGAGCCGACCGTGGCCAGTGCCGAGTCGACGCTGACGTCGCTGCGCACCACGGCCGGCAACACCAACCTCAACCGCCAGGCGTACGGCGCATGGGACGGCGACGAGTGCCTCGGCGGTGTCATCGTGAACCTGCCCCGGACCGCGAACGCACACACCACCGAGTTCGAACTGGCCGTGGCGCCGCAGCATCGCCGCCGCGGCGCCGGCACCGCGCTGTACGAGGCAGGTCTCACGCTGGCCCGGGCGCACGGGCGCCGAGTCGTCTCGACCGAGCTCCACGTGCCGCTGACCCAGTCGCTGGCCGAGCACACCGGCGGCCGCTTCGCCCTGGCCCGCGGCTTCGACAGCAAGCTGACGGAGAGCCGCTACCTGCTCGGGCTACCCGCCGAGCCGGTGGCCACCGACGTGCCGACCGGATATCAGCTGCACGCCTGGATCGGGCCGGTGGCGGCCGAGTCGGCAGCCGACTTCGCGGCGATGTGCACGCTGATGGAGCAGGACGTCCCGATCGGCGAACGCGACCACGAGCCGGCCGTCGTCACCGCCGCCCAGGTGCTGCGCAGCGACGAGCGGCTGGCCACCGCGGGCTGGGGGCTGGTCACGACGCTGCTGCGCGCGCCCGACGGCACGCCGGCCGGCTACACCCGGCTGTTCGTCAACTCCGACCGCCTGCACGCCCAGCAGGACGACACGTTCGTGCTGCGCGCGCACCGCGGCCGCCGCCTCGGCGCCGTGCTGAAGTCGGCCAACCTCGCCCAGCTCGCGGCGCGGTTCCCCGGCGTACGGCACCTGCACTCCTGGACCGCCGACGACAACGACGCGATGATCGCCACCAACCGGCGATTCGGTTTCCGCCCGGTGGAGACCCTGCACATCATGGAGGGCCCGGTCCGCCAATCCTGA
- a CDS encoding helix-turn-helix domain-containing protein yields the protein MSSQPRTRPRPGSRRSAGSRSEAAPPTLSCPTRQTLDRLADRWTVVLIGQLESGPRRFGQLRDAAAGISEKMLTQTLRSLERDGFVTRRSDAAKVPQDAAKVPQVWYLLTPLGHSVLEPLAAVRSWAHQNIEGIERSRLTFDDQQR from the coding sequence ATGTCGTCACAGCCGAGGACCCGGCCGCGGCCGGGCAGTCGCCGGTCGGCCGGTAGCCGCTCCGAGGCCGCGCCGCCCACCCTGAGCTGCCCGACCCGCCAGACGCTCGACCGACTGGCCGACCGCTGGACGGTAGTGCTGATCGGACAGTTGGAGAGCGGCCCGCGACGATTCGGGCAACTGCGCGACGCGGCCGCCGGCATCAGCGAGAAAATGCTCACGCAGACCTTGCGAAGTCTGGAACGAGACGGTTTCGTCACCCGCCGCTCGGACGCGGCAAAAGTGCCGCAGGACGCGGCGAAAGTGCCGCAGGTCTGGTACCTGCTCACCCCGCTGGGCCACTCCGTGCTGGAACCCTTGGCCGCGGTCCGTTCCTGGGCCCACCAGAACATCGAGGGCATCGAAAGATCCCGCCTGACCTTCGACGACCAACAACGCTGA
- a CDS encoding MBL fold metallo-hydrolase, producing MVEPAPISQVQLGGTTVIYLPDGVVRADPLTAFPDTTQSDWDSYPDLFDSDGRLVVSVGSFLIRNDAGLTLIDLGLGRTAAADSGQLLTSLSAEHLSPADIDVVLFTHMHRDHVGWAGAFHNARHIVDEREWNYWQAHDDPTGPDPATVLAPLAPAIEFFDGRPPVPGIRALPTPGHTPGHTSFLVTDPATEEKVLILGDAIHTRAQLENFGWRFRSDYDSRLASRVRTDLLHRPEPIIANGHFSGSVFGRADGLAPGGCRSTDDD from the coding sequence ATGGTGGAGCCCGCACCTATCAGCCAGGTCCAGCTCGGCGGGACCACGGTTATCTACCTGCCGGACGGCGTGGTGCGGGCCGATCCGCTCACCGCATTTCCGGACACGACACAATCCGACTGGGACTCCTATCCGGATCTGTTCGACAGCGACGGCCGGCTGGTGGTCAGCGTCGGTTCGTTCCTGATCCGCAACGACGCCGGTCTGACCCTGATAGACCTGGGTCTGGGGAGAACCGCCGCCGCCGACAGTGGGCAGTTGCTGACCAGCTTGAGCGCCGAACATCTGTCTCCCGCCGACATCGACGTCGTCCTGTTCACCCACATGCATCGCGACCATGTCGGGTGGGCCGGGGCCTTCCACAACGCCCGTCACATCGTCGACGAGCGGGAGTGGAACTACTGGCAGGCACACGATGACCCGACCGGCCCGGATCCGGCGACGGTCCTCGCGCCGCTGGCCCCGGCGATCGAGTTCTTCGACGGCCGGCCGCCCGTGCCCGGGATCCGCGCGCTGCCGACACCCGGCCACACGCCCGGGCACACCAGTTTTCTCGTCACCGATCCGGCGACCGAGGAGAAGGTACTCATCCTGGGCGACGCGATCCATACCCGGGCCCAGTTGGAGAACTTCGGTTGGAGGTTTCGCTCCGACTACGACAGCCGGCTCGCGTCCAGAGTTCGCACCGACCTGCTGCACCGCCCCGAGCCGATCATCGCGAACGGCCACTTCTCCGGCAGCGTCTTCGGCCGCGCGGATGGCCTCGCCCCTGGCGGATGCAGATCGACCGATGATGATTGA